From Bradyrhizobium symbiodeficiens, the proteins below share one genomic window:
- a CDS encoding NAD(P)/FAD-dependent oxidoreductase encodes MSEPLIIVGNGMAAARLVDELAKTSLGRYAVAVIGEEPRLAYNRVLLSSVLAGETGSHEIELRPADWWRHRGVTVRYGYRVTEIDTGRRELKIEGEESMEYSKLVLATGSTPLRLNLPGADLAGVHTFRDTRDVDLLLTLAAAKKRVVVVGGGLLGLEAAYGLAKAGAPVTLLHLMDRLMERQLDGPAAGLLKTLVERKGIRILLNASTARVHGDGHVEAVELADGSRLEADAVIFAAGIKPNAALAKDAGIAVNRGVVVNDLMQTSSSDIFALGECAEHRGACYGLVEPAYEQARVLARHLSGKPASYQGSVVSTNLKVSGVSVFSAGDFMGGEGSESLVLTDRRRGTYKKLVIADGRLTGAVLIGDTVDALWYLELIRNRDKVAAIRTDMMFGRALALPSKAA; translated from the coding sequence GTGAGTGAACCGCTGATCATCGTCGGTAACGGTATGGCGGCCGCGCGTCTGGTCGACGAGCTCGCCAAGACCTCGCTCGGCCGCTATGCGGTCGCGGTGATCGGCGAAGAGCCGCGGCTCGCTTACAATCGCGTGCTGCTCTCCTCCGTGCTGGCCGGCGAGACCGGCTCGCACGAGATCGAGCTCCGGCCGGCCGATTGGTGGCGCCATCGCGGCGTCACGGTGCGTTACGGCTATCGCGTTACCGAGATCGACACCGGCCGCCGCGAGCTCAAGATCGAGGGCGAAGAGAGCATGGAATATTCCAAGCTCGTGCTCGCCACCGGATCGACGCCGCTGCGGCTCAATTTGCCGGGCGCCGATCTCGCCGGCGTGCACACCTTTCGCGATACGCGCGACGTCGACCTTTTGCTGACGCTGGCGGCCGCGAAGAAGCGCGTCGTCGTGGTTGGCGGCGGCCTGCTCGGACTTGAGGCAGCCTACGGCCTCGCCAAGGCCGGCGCGCCGGTGACGCTGCTGCATCTGATGGACCGGCTGATGGAGCGCCAGCTCGATGGGCCGGCCGCGGGCCTGCTCAAGACGCTGGTCGAGCGCAAGGGCATCCGCATCCTGCTCAACGCCTCGACCGCGCGCGTCCACGGCGACGGCCATGTCGAAGCCGTCGAGCTTGCGGATGGCAGCCGTCTCGAGGCCGACGCGGTGATCTTCGCGGCTGGCATCAAGCCGAACGCGGCGCTTGCTAAAGATGCCGGCATCGCGGTCAACCGCGGCGTCGTCGTCAACGATCTGATGCAGACCTCCTCGTCCGACATCTTCGCGCTTGGCGAATGCGCCGAGCATCGCGGCGCCTGCTATGGGCTGGTCGAGCCCGCCTATGAGCAGGCGCGCGTGCTGGCGCGGCATCTTAGTGGCAAGCCCGCGTCCTACCAGGGCAGCGTGGTCTCGACCAATCTGAAAGTGTCCGGCGTCAGCGTGTTCTCCGCCGGCGACTTCATGGGCGGCGAGGGCAGCGAGAGCCTGGTGCTGACTGACCGCAGGCGCGGCACCTACAAGAAGCTCGTCATCGCCGACGGCCGGCTCACCGGCGCGGTGCTGATCGGCGATACCGTCGATGCGCTCTGGTATCTCGAACTGATCCGCAATCGCGACAAGGTGGCGGCGATCCGCACCGACATGATGTTCGGCCGCGCGCTCGCGCTTCCTTCGAAGGCAGCTTGA
- a CDS encoding nitrate reductase — protein sequence MTAIDPSLRATRTTCPYCGVGCGVLATPDGKGGAAIAGDSDHPANFGRLCSKGSALGETVGLESRLLYPMIRCKGVLERVAWSDALDHVAHRMQHIVARDGADAVAFYLSGQLLTEDYYVANKLMKGFVGTANVDTNSRLCMSSSVAGHRRAFGSDTVPGCYEDLDQADLLVFVGSNAAWCHPVLFQRMLKNRGERGARMIVIDPRRTDTAEDVDLFLGLKPGTDTALFSGLFVHLADNGALDQDYIAQNTSGFDDALARARNIAGSVTATALATGLSEQDVATFFKMFRATEKVVTLYSQGVNQSAQGTDKVNAILNCHLATGRIGKPGASPFSLTGQPNAMGGREVGGLANQLAAHMNFTPPDIDRVRRFWKAPRIATHEGLKAVQLFEAIHRGEVKALWVMGTNPAVSLPDADFVREALKKLELFVVSENVLSNDTVEAGPHVLLPALAWGEKSGTVTNSERRISRQRSFLPAPGEARPDWWILSETAKRLGFGDSFNYKSAADIFREHAALSAFENDGSRDFDIGALTSLSDEAFDSLKPVQWPVREGGVPGERFFASGGFFTNDGKGRFVAPEVPSLRGETGPSRPLRLNTGRIRDQWHTMTRTGLSQRLGAHLPEPFVEIHPDDAGKYGIAHDGFARVTTDYGQCILKVVVNDATQRGTLFAPIHWSAMNASHGRVGALVQSFTDPFSGQPESKATPAAITPYEFVFRGFVLSRRQLDLPPNLLWTRVTVTGGFGYLFADNADLSRWPAWLEGVAGEDVADYRDFGGGVYRAASFAGDRIETCLFVGPAHDAGDWEVVKGLFVADHVTDDQRRMLLSGKSCEGAASTGPVVCACFGVGRGTICETIAAGARTAAEIGAKLKAGTNCGSCIPELKRLIATTEVVPPMQAKVAGAAG from the coding sequence ATGACGGCGATCGATCCCTCGCTCCGCGCCACCAGGACGACCTGTCCCTATTGCGGCGTCGGCTGCGGCGTGCTGGCGACCCCCGACGGCAAGGGCGGTGCGGCGATTGCGGGCGATTCTGATCATCCCGCCAATTTCGGCCGGCTGTGCTCGAAAGGCTCTGCGCTCGGCGAGACCGTCGGTCTCGAGAGCCGTCTGCTCTATCCGATGATCCGTTGCAAGGGCGTGCTCGAACGCGTCGCCTGGAGCGATGCGCTCGATCACGTCGCCCATCGCATGCAGCACATCGTGGCCCGCGACGGCGCCGACGCGGTCGCGTTCTATCTCTCCGGCCAGCTCCTCACCGAGGACTATTACGTCGCCAACAAGCTGATGAAGGGCTTCGTCGGTACGGCCAATGTCGACACCAATTCACGGCTCTGCATGTCGTCCTCGGTCGCCGGCCATCGCCGCGCCTTCGGCTCCGACACCGTCCCCGGCTGCTACGAGGATCTCGACCAGGCCGATCTGCTCGTCTTCGTCGGCTCGAACGCGGCCTGGTGCCATCCCGTGCTGTTCCAGCGCATGCTGAAGAACCGTGGGGAGCGCGGCGCACGCATGATCGTGATCGACCCGCGCCGTACCGACACCGCTGAAGACGTCGACCTGTTCCTCGGCCTCAAGCCCGGCACCGACACCGCGCTGTTCTCCGGCCTGTTTGTCCATCTCGCCGACAACGGCGCGCTGGACCAGGACTACATCGCGCAGAATACGAGCGGGTTCGACGATGCGCTGGCCCGTGCGCGCAATATCGCCGGCAGCGTCACCGCGACCGCGCTTGCGACCGGTCTGTCCGAGCAGGACGTCGCGACTTTCTTCAAGATGTTTCGCGCCACCGAGAAGGTCGTCACGCTGTATTCGCAAGGCGTCAACCAGTCGGCGCAGGGCACCGACAAGGTCAACGCGATCCTGAACTGCCATCTCGCCACCGGACGCATCGGCAAGCCGGGTGCCTCGCCATTCTCGCTCACCGGCCAGCCGAATGCGATGGGCGGCCGTGAAGTCGGCGGCCTCGCCAACCAACTCGCCGCGCACATGAACTTCACGCCGCCCGATATCGATCGTGTCAGGCGGTTCTGGAAGGCGCCGCGTATCGCCACCCATGAAGGGCTGAAGGCGGTGCAGCTGTTCGAAGCTATCCATCGCGGCGAGGTCAAGGCGCTGTGGGTGATGGGCACCAACCCCGCGGTGTCGCTGCCCGATGCGGACTTCGTGCGCGAGGCATTGAAGAAGCTCGAGCTGTTCGTGGTGTCCGAGAACGTGCTCTCCAACGACACGGTCGAGGCCGGTCCGCATGTGCTGCTTCCGGCGCTCGCCTGGGGCGAGAAGTCCGGCACCGTGACCAACTCCGAGCGCCGCATCTCGCGCCAGCGCTCGTTCCTGCCGGCGCCGGGCGAGGCGCGCCCCGACTGGTGGATCCTCAGCGAAACCGCAAAGCGCCTCGGCTTCGGCGACAGCTTCAACTACAAATCCGCCGCCGATATTTTCCGCGAGCATGCCGCGCTCTCGGCGTTCGAGAACGACGGCAGCCGCGATTTCGACATCGGCGCGCTGACCTCGCTGTCGGACGAGGCCTTCGACTCCTTGAAACCGGTGCAATGGCCGGTGCGCGAAGGCGGGGTGCCCGGCGAGCGCTTCTTTGCGAGCGGCGGCTTCTTCACCAATGACGGCAAGGGCCGCTTCGTTGCGCCGGAGGTGCCGTCGCTGCGCGGCGAGACCGGTCCGTCGCGTCCGCTGCGGCTCAACACCGGACGCATCCGCGACCAGTGGCACACCATGACGCGCACGGGTCTCAGCCAGCGGCTGGGCGCGCATCTGCCGGAGCCCTTCGTCGAGATCCATCCCGATGACGCCGGCAAGTACGGCATCGCTCACGACGGCTTTGCCCGCGTTACCACCGATTACGGTCAGTGCATCCTGAAGGTCGTCGTCAATGACGCCACTCAGCGTGGCACGCTGTTCGCGCCGATCCACTGGAGCGCGATGAATGCTTCGCATGGCCGCGTTGGCGCGCTGGTGCAGTCCTTCACCGATCCGTTCTCGGGGCAGCCGGAATCCAAGGCGACGCCGGCTGCGATCACTCCTTACGAATTCGTCTTCCGCGGCTTTGTGCTGTCGCGGAGACAGCTCGATCTGCCGCCGAACCTGTTGTGGACCCGCGTCACGGTCACCGGAGGCTTCGGCTATCTCTTCGCCGACAACGCGGACCTGTCGCGCTGGCCGGCCTGGCTCGAGGGCGTCGCCGGCGAGGACGTCGCCGACTATCGGGACTTCGGTGGCGGTGTCTATCGCGCCGCGTCGTTCGCAGGCGACCGCATCGAGACCTGCCTGTTCGTCGGTCCCGCGCACGATGCCGGCGACTGGGAGGTGGTGAAGGGCCTGTTCGTCGCCGATCACGTCACCGACGACCAGCGCCGCATGCTGCTGTCGGGCAAGTCCTGCGAAGGCGCTGCCTCGACTGGCCCGGTCGTCTGCGCCTGCTTCGGTGTCGGCCGCGGCACCATCTGCGAGACCATCGCGGCGGGTGCGCGTACGGCTGCCGAGATCGGTGCCAAGCTCAAGGCCGGCACCAATTGCGGCTCCTGCATCCCGGAGCTGAAGCGCCTGATCGCGACGACGGAAGTCGTGCCGCCAATGCAGGCGAAGGTCGCGGGCGCGGCGGGGTAG
- a CDS encoding SMP-30/gluconolactonase/LRE family protein yields the protein MYLETPPRLIETTIFSAMPEEFRRKGVRTEWADANRPNVPTDSFIEGPSFDQDGNLYIVDIPFGRIFRIAPDGEWSLAIEYEGWPNGLKIASDGRILVADYRHGIMELDAKAGRIKPILTARNSESFRGCNDLHLASNGDIYFTDQGQTGLHDPSGRVYRLAANGRLDCLIDTGISPNGLVLDPTETVLFVAMTRDNAVWRLPFMKDGSVSKVGRFCSLFGTSGPDGLTMDAKGRLFVSHASLGHVFVFAPNGELIARIKSCAGPNCTNVAIGGARRDRLYITESSTGSVLVADICGLNS from the coding sequence ATGTACCTGGAAACGCCGCCGCGCCTGATCGAGACGACCATCTTCTCCGCCATGCCCGAAGAATTCCGCCGCAAGGGCGTGCGGACGGAATGGGCCGATGCAAACCGGCCGAATGTGCCGACCGACAGCTTCATCGAAGGACCGTCTTTCGACCAGGACGGCAATCTCTACATCGTCGACATTCCCTTCGGCCGCATCTTCCGCATTGCACCTGATGGCGAGTGGTCGCTCGCGATCGAATATGAGGGTTGGCCGAATGGGTTGAAGATCGCATCCGACGGCCGGATCCTGGTGGCCGACTACAGGCACGGCATCATGGAGCTCGACGCCAAGGCCGGCCGCATCAAGCCCATCCTGACCGCGCGCAATTCGGAATCCTTCCGCGGCTGCAACGATCTGCATCTCGCTTCCAACGGCGATATCTATTTCACCGATCAGGGCCAGACCGGCCTGCACGACCCCAGCGGGCGCGTCTACCGCCTCGCGGCCAATGGCCGGCTCGATTGCCTGATCGACACCGGTATCAGCCCGAACGGTCTGGTGCTCGATCCCACCGAAACCGTGCTGTTCGTCGCAATGACGCGCGACAATGCGGTGTGGCGGTTGCCGTTCATGAAGGACGGCAGCGTGTCCAAGGTCGGCCGCTTCTGTTCGCTGTTCGGCACCAGCGGTCCCGATGGCCTCACCATGGATGCCAAGGGCCGCCTGTTCGTCAGCCATGCCTCGCTCGGCCATGTCTTCGTGTTCGCGCCGAACGGCGAACTGATCGCGCGGATCAAGTCGTGCGCGGGGCCGAATTGCACGAATGTCGCGATCGGTGGCGCAAGGAGGGATCGTCTCTATATCACGGAGTCGTCGACCGGCAGCGTGCTGGTGGCTGATATCTGCGGATTGAACTCCTGA
- a CDS encoding aldo/keto reductase, which translates to MNTKLFGKTGANVSVIGQGTWYLDHGDRRRAIAALQRGLDLGMTHIDTAEMYGEAELVIADAIAGRRDEVFLVSKVLPSNASRRGTITACERSLKRLKTDHLDCYLLHWRGSYPLEDTVAAFEDLVKSGKIKSWGVSNFDADDLDEILEVSGEGRIACNQVLYHLRERAIEHAVIPWCERHDVAVVAYSPFGHDDFPASSSKDGAVLARIAEARRATPRQVALSFLTRATTVFAIPKASSAEHAGENAAAGDLSLTKDEIAALDAAFPRGPKPRSLPML; encoded by the coding sequence ATGAACACGAAACTCTTCGGCAAGACCGGCGCCAACGTCTCCGTCATCGGGCAGGGTACCTGGTATCTCGACCACGGCGACCGCAGGCGCGCGATTGCCGCGCTTCAACGCGGGCTCGATCTCGGCATGACCCACATCGACACGGCCGAGATGTATGGCGAAGCGGAGCTCGTCATTGCCGACGCCATTGCGGGGCGGCGCGACGAGGTGTTCCTCGTCTCGAAAGTGCTGCCGAGCAACGCCTCGCGCCGCGGAACCATCACCGCCTGCGAGCGCTCGCTGAAGCGGCTGAAGACGGATCATCTCGATTGCTATCTGCTGCATTGGCGCGGTTCCTATCCGCTGGAAGACACCGTCGCCGCGTTCGAGGATCTGGTGAAATCAGGCAAGATCAAATCCTGGGGCGTCTCCAATTTTGATGCCGATGATCTCGATGAAATTCTCGAAGTTTCCGGCGAAGGCCGCATCGCGTGCAATCAGGTGCTCTATCATCTGAGGGAACGTGCGATCGAGCATGCGGTGATCCCTTGGTGTGAGCGGCATGACGTCGCTGTCGTGGCTTATTCACCGTTCGGCCATGACGATTTTCCCGCGAGCAGCAGCAAGGACGGTGCCGTGCTGGCGCGCATCGCAGAGGCGCGGCGCGCGACACCGCGTCAGGTCGCTCTGAGCTTCCTCACCCGTGCGACTACGGTGTTCGCGATTCCGAAGGCCTCGTCCGCCGAACATGCCGGCGAGAATGCGGCGGCCGGTGACCTCTCGCTGACGAAAGACGAGATTGCGGCGCTCGATGCGGCGTTTCCGCGCGGTCCGAAGCCGCGCAGCCTGCCCATGCTGTAG
- a CDS encoding DMT family transporter, whose protein sequence is MPVPEEKQKARRAPARVDHPFKGIALVLLSTVFLGVSDTTAKYLSTSLPSIEITWIRFVTFALMFTPVMLPGSPLHAMRTERLGLQLMRGAALLGSSLFFITGLSFLPIAEASATGFVSPLFVTALSIVFLSEKVGLRRWIATGIGLTGVLIILRPGTSAFHAAAFFPIISAFCWAAALILTRMMSGREAVLTTMAYSALTGVAILSVMVPFVWVTPTWTAIGLGIVIGVASTVGQWIIVLAYRYGDASVLAPFSYTQLLWVSILGFFIFGEVPDIWTVVGAAFIVASGLYIAHRERIRRAQLLVLEERSPNP, encoded by the coding sequence ATGCCCGTGCCGGAGGAGAAGCAGAAGGCTCGCCGCGCGCCCGCGCGCGTCGACCATCCCTTCAAGGGCATTGCGCTGGTGTTGCTGTCGACGGTGTTTCTCGGCGTGTCCGACACCACCGCGAAATATCTCTCGACCAGCCTGCCGTCGATCGAGATCACCTGGATCCGCTTCGTCACCTTCGCGCTGATGTTCACGCCGGTGATGCTGCCGGGCTCGCCGCTCCATGCGATGCGCACCGAGCGGCTCGGCCTGCAGCTGATGCGTGGCGCTGCGCTGCTCGGCTCCTCGCTGTTCTTCATCACCGGCCTGAGTTTCCTGCCCATTGCGGAAGCGTCCGCCACCGGCTTCGTCTCCCCGCTGTTCGTCACGGCGCTGTCGATCGTCTTCCTGAGCGAGAAGGTCGGCCTGCGGCGCTGGATCGCAACCGGGATCGGCCTGACCGGCGTGCTGATCATCCTGCGGCCGGGCACCAGCGCGTTCCACGCCGCCGCGTTCTTCCCGATCATCTCGGCGTTCTGCTGGGCCGCTGCGCTGATCCTGACGCGCATGATGAGCGGTCGCGAGGCCGTGCTCACCACCATGGCGTATTCCGCGCTGACGGGCGTTGCGATCCTTTCCGTGATGGTGCCGTTCGTCTGGGTGACGCCGACCTGGACCGCGATCGGGCTCGGCATCGTCATCGGCGTTGCCTCGACCGTTGGCCAGTGGATCATCGTGTTGGCCTATCGCTATGGCGATGCCTCGGTGCTGGCGCCGTTCTCCTACACCCAGTTGCTGTGGGTCAGCATTCTCGGCTTCTTCATCTTCGGCGAGGTCCCTGATATCTGGACGGTCGTCGGCGCGGCCTTCATCGTCGCCAGCGGCCTTTACATCGCCCATCGCGAGCGTATCCGTCGCGCCCAGTTGCTGGTGCTGGAAGAGCGTTCCCCGAACCCCTGA
- a CDS encoding zinc-binding dehydrogenase, giving the protein MRAAIFRNGEIVVDRMAEPKPGPGQVLVRTLACGICGSDLHARQHAPRMVEMARKTGRTPMDLSRDVVFGHEFCCEIVDYGPGTERKLKPGTHVCSLPALLTPEGIKGIGYSNDFVGGYAEQMILSEPLLLEVPNGLAPEHAALTEPLAVGVHAVAKANIRGGEVPLVIGCGPVGLAVIAALRIKGLHPIVAADYSPARRALAAKLGADVVVDPGVSQPYATWAEHAQMSDAEKAARPPFQAMLPALKPAIIFECVGVPGLLQQVFEGAPRHAKVVVVGVCMETDKSEPMLGIMKELNVQYVLGYTPDEFAGSLRLIAEGQVDAAAMVTAEVGIDGVARAFADLANPEAHTKIIVQPWR; this is encoded by the coding sequence ATGCGCGCTGCGATTTTCAGGAACGGTGAGATTGTCGTCGACCGGATGGCCGAGCCGAAGCCGGGCCCGGGCCAGGTGCTGGTCAGGACGCTCGCCTGCGGCATTTGCGGCTCCGACCTGCATGCGCGCCAGCATGCGCCGCGGATGGTGGAGATGGCCAGGAAGACCGGCCGCACGCCGATGGATCTGTCACGCGACGTCGTGTTCGGCCACGAGTTCTGCTGCGAGATCGTCGACTATGGTCCGGGCACGGAACGCAAACTCAAGCCTGGGACACATGTCTGCTCGCTGCCGGCTTTGCTGACGCCGGAGGGTATCAAGGGGATCGGCTATTCCAACGATTTCGTCGGCGGCTATGCGGAGCAGATGATCTTGAGCGAGCCGCTGCTGCTCGAAGTGCCCAACGGACTTGCGCCGGAACATGCGGCGTTGACCGAGCCGCTCGCGGTCGGCGTTCACGCCGTGGCAAAGGCCAACATCCGGGGCGGCGAAGTGCCGCTCGTGATCGGCTGCGGTCCGGTCGGACTCGCAGTGATCGCCGCACTTCGGATCAAGGGATTGCATCCGATTGTTGCCGCCGACTATTCGCCGGCGCGGCGCGCGCTTGCCGCAAAGCTCGGCGCCGATGTCGTCGTCGATCCCGGCGTGTCGCAGCCCTATGCGACCTGGGCCGAGCACGCACAGATGTCGGATGCGGAGAAGGCTGCGCGGCCGCCGTTCCAGGCCATGCTGCCGGCGCTGAAGCCCGCGATCATCTTCGAATGCGTCGGCGTGCCTGGCCTGCTGCAGCAGGTGTTCGAAGGCGCGCCGCGCCATGCCAAGGTCGTCGTGGTCGGCGTCTGCATGGAGACCGACAAGAGCGAACCCATGCTCGGCATCATGAAGGAGCTCAACGTCCAATACGTGCTCGGCTACACGCCGGACGAATTCGCAGGCTCACTGCGCCTGATCGCGGAAGGGCAGGTGGATGCGGCGGCGATGGTCACGGCCGAGGTCGGCATCGACGGCGTCGCCAGGGCGTTTGCCGATCTCGCCAACCCCGAGGCGCACACCAAGATTATCGTGCAGCCTTGGCGCTGA
- a CDS encoding Lrp/AsnC family transcriptional regulator → MSELDAIDRKILSYLQNDSRMTMQELADKVGLSVSPCHRRVKLLEEHGVISRYIATVDQKALGLHVSVFISIKLARQKEEDLNRFARAISKWDEVLECYLMTGNRDYLLRVVAADLASYETFLKTKLTRLDGIASIESSFALSQVKYSIALPV, encoded by the coding sequence ATGAGTGAACTCGACGCCATCGATCGAAAAATCCTCAGCTATCTCCAGAACGACAGCCGGATGACCATGCAGGAACTCGCCGACAAGGTGGGCCTGTCGGTCTCGCCCTGCCACCGCCGGGTCAAGCTGCTGGAGGAACACGGCGTGATCTCGCGCTACATCGCGACCGTGGACCAGAAGGCGCTCGGCCTGCATGTCAGCGTGTTCATCTCGATCAAGCTGGCGCGGCAGAAGGAGGAGGATCTCAATCGCTTCGCCCGCGCGATCTCGAAATGGGACGAGGTGCTCGAGTGCTATCTGATGACCGGCAACCGCGATTACCTGCTCCGCGTCGTCGCCGCCGATCTCGCCTCCTACGAGACGTTCCTCAAGACCAAGCTGACCCGGCTCGACGGCATCGCCTCGATCGAATCGAGCTTCGCACTGAGCCAGGTGAAATATTCGATCGCGCTGCCGGTGTGA
- a CDS encoding transketolase codes for MPVDTAHLDTLTALSRKALWLSSWTIHHANHIRPNADGLKVGGHQASSASLATIMSALYFHVLRPEDRVAVKPHASPVFHAIQYLFGRQSREKLENFRGFKGAQSYPSRTKDVDDVDFSTGSVGLGVAQTLFASLVQDYVKAHGWMKDRREGRMIALVGDAEMDEGNIWEALAEGWKHGLRNTWWVVDYNRQSLDAVVREGLWEKFETMFRNFGWDVVIVKYGRLMREAFAEPGGEALKRWIDNCPNALYAALCFQGGAAFRKYLHDEIGDQGPITKLIDKRSDEELLALMSNLGGHDMASMLEAFESIDHDRPVCFIAYTIKGVGLPFQGHKDNHAGLMTVAQMEKYRESQGIRPGHEWDKYEGLSQDAAELDAFLARVPFNRDGRRLTAPVVEVPSQLAFKPSPQMSTQQGFGLVLNEIARGDGELAQRIVTTSPDVTVSTNLGPWVNRRGLFARAEKADLFRSEKIPSTFNWDFSPKGQHLELGIAEMNLFIMLSALGLSHQINGERLLPVGTLYDPFIERGLDALNYACYQDARFMVAATPSGITLAPEGGAHQSIATPLIGMAQDGLASFEPAFVDELAVIMSWGFNHMQRDPGEGGSVYLRLSTRSIDQAQRIMTPELAQGITDGAYWLRNPGPNAELVIAYTGAVAPEAIEATGFIGESRRDIGLLAITSADRLHAGWTAARKLRRDRRGVQHLSHIEKLLAPLPRDCGIVTVIDGHPAALGWLGSVRGHRVEALGVEQFGQTGSIADLYRHYGIDANAIIDAAESLTTGAPVLHRKMAV; via the coding sequence ATGCCCGTCGATACCGCCCACCTGGACACCTTGACCGCGCTTAGCCGCAAGGCGCTGTGGCTGTCGTCCTGGACCATTCATCACGCCAACCACATTCGCCCCAACGCGGATGGCCTGAAGGTCGGCGGCCACCAGGCCTCGTCCGCCTCGCTGGCCACCATCATGTCGGCGCTGTACTTCCATGTGCTGCGGCCAGAGGACCGCGTCGCGGTGAAGCCGCATGCGAGCCCGGTGTTCCACGCCATCCAGTATCTGTTCGGCCGGCAGAGCCGCGAGAAGCTGGAGAATTTTCGCGGCTTCAAGGGCGCGCAATCCTATCCCTCGCGCACCAAGGACGTCGACGACGTCGATTTCTCCACCGGCTCGGTCGGCCTCGGCGTCGCGCAGACGCTGTTCGCCTCGCTGGTGCAGGATTACGTCAAGGCGCATGGCTGGATGAAGGATCGCCGCGAGGGGCGGATGATCGCGCTGGTCGGCGACGCCGAGATGGACGAGGGCAACATTTGGGAGGCGCTCGCCGAGGGCTGGAAGCACGGCCTGCGCAACACCTGGTGGGTGGTCGACTACAACCGCCAGTCGCTCGACGCCGTCGTGCGCGAGGGTCTCTGGGAAAAATTCGAGACCATGTTCCGCAATTTCGGCTGGGACGTGGTGATCGTGAAATACGGCCGCCTGATGCGCGAAGCTTTTGCCGAGCCCGGCGGCGAGGCCCTGAAGCGCTGGATCGACAATTGCCCGAACGCGCTCTACGCCGCGCTGTGCTTCCAGGGCGGTGCCGCCTTCCGCAAATACCTGCATGACGAGATCGGCGATCAGGGCCCGATCACCAAGCTGATCGACAAGCGCAGCGACGAGGAATTGCTGGCGCTGATGTCGAACCTCGGCGGCCACGACATGGCGAGCATGCTGGAGGCATTCGAATCCATCGATCACGATCGTCCGGTCTGTTTCATCGCCTACACCATCAAGGGCGTCGGCCTGCCGTTCCAGGGCCACAAGGACAACCATGCCGGCCTGATGACGGTCGCGCAGATGGAGAAATATCGCGAGAGCCAGGGTATCCGGCCAGGTCACGAATGGGACAAGTACGAGGGCCTTTCGCAGGATGCTGCGGAGCTCGATGCCTTCCTCGCACGGGTGCCGTTCAACCGGGACGGCCGCAGGCTGACTGCGCCGGTGGTCGAGGTGCCCTCGCAGCTCGCCTTCAAGCCGTCGCCGCAGATGTCCACCCAGCAGGGCTTCGGCCTCGTGCTGAACGAGATCGCGCGCGGCGACGGCGAACTCGCGCAGCGCATCGTCACGACCTCGCCAGACGTCACGGTCTCGACCAATCTCGGTCCGTGGGTGAACCGCCGCGGCCTGTTCGCGCGCGCCGAGAAGGCGGATTTATTCCGCAGCGAGAAAATTCCCTCAACCTTCAATTGGGATTTCTCGCCGAAGGGCCAGCATCTCGAGCTTGGCATCGCCGAGATGAACCTGTTCATCATGCTGTCGGCGCTCGGCCTGTCGCACCAGATCAACGGCGAGCGGCTGCTGCCGGTCGGCACGCTCTACGATCCCTTCATCGAGCGCGGCCTCGATGCGCTGAACTACGCCTGCTACCAGGATGCGCGCTTCATGGTGGCGGCAACGCCGTCGGGCATCACGCTCGCGCCCGAGGGCGGCGCGCATCAGTCGATCGCGACGCCGCTGATCGGCATGGCGCAGGACGGGCTCGCCTCGTTCGAGCCGGCCTTCGTCGACGAGCTCGCCGTGATCATGAGCTGGGGCTTCAATCACATGCAGCGCGATCCGGGCGAGGGCGGCTCGGTCTATTTGCGGCTCTCGACGCGCAGCATAGATCAGGCGCAGCGCATCATGACGCCGGAGCTTGCGCAGGGCATCACCGACGGCGCCTATTGGCTACGCAATCCGGGCCCGAATGCCGAGCTCGTGATAGCCTATACCGGCGCGGTCGCACCCGAAGCGATCGAGGCGACCGGCTTCATCGGCGAGAGCCGACGCGACATCGGCCTGCTCGCGATCACCTCGGCCGACCGGCTCCACGCGGGCTGGACCGCCGCACGGAAATTGCGGCGCGACCGCCGCGGCGTGCAGCACCTCAGCCACATCGAGAAACTGCTGGCGCCGCTGCCGCGCGACTGCGGCATCGTGACCGTGATCGACGGCCATCCGGCGGCGCTCGGCTGGCTCGGCAGCGTCCGCGGCCATCGCGTCGAGGCGCTCGGCGTCGAGCAGTTCGGCCAGACCGGCAGCATCGCCGACCTTTATCGGCACTACGGCATCGATGCCAATGCGATCATCGATGCGGCCGAAAGCCTCACCACCGGCGCACCGGTGCTGCATCGGAAGATGGCGGTGTAG